One genomic region from Fictibacillus marinisediminis encodes:
- a CDS encoding Na+/H+ antiporter, translating to MEFFLVILLLLSLIGLSSLINHFIPYIPVPIIQIALGVTLASLPPGIQIPMEPELFFILFIAPLLFHDGRHVSRHALWKLRKPILLLALGLVFVTVFAIGNLIHWLIPTIPLAASFALAAILSPTDVVAVGSISSRVKIPKRIMHVLEGEGLMNDASGLVAFKFALAASVTGAFSLAQASWSFLVISIGGFLGGVILAILIIQLKTSIRRLGMEDVTIHMLIQLLTPFVIFYIVEHLHLSGILSVVAAGIVYTIHQDRSRVPVGQLQLVSQSTWTVLIYILNGLVFVLLGLQIPRVASEIFKDPSFNNWQATSYILILWAALILLRFLWISATWRWGWLDRKQPQTHSVRAISILTLSGVRGAVTLAGAFTIPYVIAGGSPFPERSLIIFIAAGVILVTLIAASVFLPLLSRTEKGNSEKLKEEMERTARLRTLEAAIHSVEESLTDENRGAAVSVITAYNTIRNEVSEKSSEQVKLEESEVRLKALEAEVCYYENLKRTGKIDRDTVNLIEEHIQRRRLAQTNRLQYRRSFFWTLFKRSLLSFVKLFTPKHKERRKNRRLRTKKLIKLKVNMAKAAIHYLKNHITPENKHIYLGVIGEYNRLIMTFRLAKKSEESIHHTQMKRELQIKAFQAERDEIQHLYEEGDVTNDILRDIRKQINIREAYWMEETSVQSH from the coding sequence ATGGAGTTTTTTCTCGTTATTTTATTACTGCTGTCCCTTATCGGCCTATCCAGCCTGATTAATCATTTTATCCCTTACATACCCGTACCCATTATTCAGATTGCTTTAGGGGTAACGCTTGCTTCCCTTCCGCCGGGAATACAGATCCCCATGGAGCCGGAATTATTTTTCATTCTCTTTATCGCCCCTTTACTTTTTCACGATGGCAGACATGTTTCGAGGCACGCTTTATGGAAACTCCGTAAACCGATTCTTTTGCTGGCCCTCGGTCTGGTTTTCGTCACCGTATTTGCCATTGGCAACTTAATTCATTGGCTCATTCCAACGATCCCATTGGCTGCTTCCTTTGCCCTTGCAGCGATTCTCTCTCCTACCGATGTTGTTGCTGTAGGTTCCATTTCAAGCCGTGTGAAGATACCGAAACGGATTATGCATGTTCTCGAAGGTGAAGGATTAATGAACGATGCTTCAGGATTGGTTGCCTTTAAATTTGCCCTTGCCGCATCCGTGACCGGCGCTTTTTCATTGGCACAAGCCAGTTGGAGTTTTTTAGTCATATCGATTGGAGGGTTCCTTGGCGGTGTCATTTTAGCCATCCTGATTATTCAGTTGAAGACATCTATTCGAAGGCTTGGTATGGAGGATGTTACGATTCATATGCTCATCCAGCTCCTTACCCCCTTTGTCATTTTTTACATTGTTGAGCATTTACATCTCTCCGGTATCTTGTCGGTTGTAGCAGCCGGGATTGTCTACACCATCCATCAGGATCGAAGCCGGGTTCCAGTTGGACAGCTGCAATTGGTTTCCCAAAGTACATGGACGGTTCTCATCTATATTTTAAATGGGCTGGTGTTTGTGCTGTTAGGCTTGCAGATCCCAAGGGTGGCAAGTGAAATATTTAAGGATCCCTCCTTTAATAATTGGCAGGCAACAAGCTACATCCTCATCCTATGGGCAGCCCTTATTCTTCTTCGTTTCCTTTGGATTTCGGCAACCTGGCGCTGGGGATGGCTGGACAGGAAACAGCCTCAAACTCATTCTGTGAGAGCCATATCCATCCTTACCCTTTCAGGAGTACGAGGGGCGGTAACCCTCGCTGGTGCGTTTACGATTCCCTATGTGATAGCCGGAGGAAGTCCCTTTCCGGAGCGTTCATTAATCATCTTTATCGCAGCCGGAGTGATCTTGGTTACCTTAATCGCTGCAAGTGTATTCCTTCCGCTTCTATCACGTACGGAAAAAGGAAACAGTGAAAAGCTGAAAGAGGAAATGGAACGGACGGCAAGGCTGCGAACCCTTGAAGCTGCCATCCATTCTGTTGAGGAATCCTTAACGGATGAGAATCGGGGTGCAGCAGTATCCGTCATCACCGCTTACAATACGATTCGTAATGAGGTAAGCGAAAAGAGTTCGGAGCAAGTGAAATTGGAAGAATCCGAGGTTCGGCTGAAGGCACTTGAGGCGGAAGTCTGCTACTATGAGAATTTAAAAAGAACAGGAAAGATTGACAGGGATACGGTGAATCTCATTGAGGAACATATCCAGCGAAGGCGGCTCGCTCAAACAAACCGGTTGCAGTATAGAAGATCGTTCTTTTGGACGCTTTTTAAAAGAAGTTTACTTTCTTTCGTAAAGCTTTTCACACCAAAACACAAGGAACGTCGTAAAAATCGCCGCTTGCGAACAAAAAAGCTGATTAAGCTAAAAGTCAACATGGCGAAGGCTGCCATTCACTATTTAAAGAACCATATCACGCCAGAAAATAAACACATTTATCTAGGGGTTATAGGGGAATACAATCGATTAATTATGACGTTCAGGCTTGCGAAAAAAAGCGAGGAATCCATCCATCACACCCAGATGAAAAGAGAGCTCCAGATCAAAGCGTTCCAGGCAGAGAGGGACGAAATCCAGCATCTTTACGAAGAAGGGGACGTCACCAATGACATCCTCAGAGATATTCGTAAGCAGATCAATATTCGGGAGGCGTATTGGATGGAGGAAACGAGCGTTCAATCTCATTAA
- a CDS encoding putative thiazole-containing bacteriocin maturation protein produces MQKLNPSMCLKVNRDTFVFPDSAKGVYLRNNVKSLRMEGSTIDRWLEKLIPIFDGTHTLDSVTNGLPDAYKEQVYKIAHVLYENGFVRDVSQDLPHQLPDRILAKYASQIEYLDHIRDSGGYRFQVYRHAKVAVIGSDSLLLSLVRSLIESGLPSFSVILTESHPTIQQRLNEMIAEARKSEPETKITILSSGKNSWRENAEPFDCILYGCKDSDLSQLRTLLAICKEQKKTVLPVTILKDLAFAGPLVSAESDSCWESAFRRLHQTLNEEGNGSHSLSLTAGALLANVAVFELFKEITGVHEEKKERPFYLLNLETLEGSWHTFLPHPLVTGRVYAEPIKDPATFLETGNHQQMDLHSLFYRITSKECGVFHLWEEADLLQLPLSQCKVQVADPRSEGPAKLYPETVCSGLTHEEARLEAGLLGIETYARSFGNDFFSEHPLSWGIGMGKTPAEGLCRALQNALHEEFVKQADHGVTKATLDVSLVNDHRCQFFLQALRTKKSEPEFFWGREVLDFPVVWVESNGKWYGSVGLNMQMALSRALQTAVMDSQNRETSHYPYGVVVSSITSQKDAQQKVPVPSFEEKPLDETFHSAIHRLRQNKKQANIFELHLEAIFKENTAGIYGIALSGEELP; encoded by the coding sequence ATGCAAAAATTAAATCCTTCTATGTGTTTAAAAGTGAACAGAGACACGTTTGTTTTTCCGGATTCAGCTAAAGGTGTATATCTCCGGAACAACGTAAAATCTTTAAGAATGGAAGGCAGCACCATTGACCGATGGCTGGAAAAATTAATTCCTATTTTCGACGGAACCCATACTCTTGATTCTGTCACAAACGGTTTACCAGATGCTTATAAAGAACAAGTGTATAAGATCGCACATGTTCTGTACGAGAACGGTTTTGTCCGTGATGTAAGCCAGGATCTCCCACATCAGCTTCCTGATCGCATCCTTGCTAAGTATGCCTCCCAAATCGAATATTTAGATCATATTCGTGATTCGGGCGGTTATCGATTCCAAGTTTACCGCCATGCAAAAGTAGCGGTGATCGGTTCGGATTCGCTTCTCCTCTCTCTCGTTCGATCATTGATTGAATCAGGGCTTCCTTCTTTCAGCGTCATACTCACTGAATCACACCCAACGATTCAGCAGCGGTTAAATGAGATGATAGCTGAAGCACGCAAGTCAGAGCCCGAAACCAAAATCACCATCTTAAGTTCCGGGAAAAATTCATGGAGAGAAAATGCAGAACCGTTTGATTGCATCCTATATGGATGCAAGGACAGTGATTTATCTCAACTTCGTACCCTTCTGGCCATCTGCAAGGAACAAAAGAAGACTGTTCTTCCCGTTACTATTTTAAAAGACTTAGCCTTTGCTGGCCCGCTCGTTTCTGCTGAATCCGATTCGTGCTGGGAGTCTGCCTTCCGCAGACTGCACCAGACGCTGAATGAAGAAGGCAATGGTTCTCACTCCTTATCACTAACAGCAGGTGCTCTATTAGCCAATGTGGCGGTTTTTGAGCTTTTTAAAGAAATCACGGGCGTACATGAGGAAAAAAAAGAAAGACCATTTTACTTGCTTAACTTGGAAACGCTCGAAGGAAGCTGGCACACCTTTCTCCCTCACCCGCTGGTTACCGGGCGTGTTTATGCCGAACCGATTAAGGACCCGGCTACATTCCTTGAAACAGGCAATCATCAACAAATGGACCTGCATTCCCTGTTTTACCGGATTACTTCAAAAGAATGTGGTGTTTTTCATCTTTGGGAGGAAGCAGATCTACTCCAGCTTCCGTTATCCCAATGCAAAGTCCAGGTTGCTGATCCGCGTTCAGAAGGCCCTGCCAAGCTCTATCCTGAGACTGTCTGTTCAGGACTCACGCATGAAGAAGCTCGCCTGGAGGCAGGTCTGCTTGGAATTGAAACGTATGCCAGGAGTTTTGGGAATGACTTTTTCAGTGAGCATCCTTTATCATGGGGAATCGGGATGGGCAAGACCCCTGCAGAAGGGTTATGCAGGGCACTGCAAAACGCACTTCATGAAGAATTTGTGAAGCAAGCAGATCACGGTGTCACTAAAGCCACATTGGATGTAAGCCTTGTCAATGATCATCGCTGCCAATTTTTTCTGCAGGCTCTGAGAACCAAGAAGTCTGAACCAGAATTTTTTTGGGGCCGTGAAGTACTGGATTTTCCTGTCGTTTGGGTTGAATCAAACGGCAAGTGGTATGGAAGCGTTGGATTGAATATGCAGATGGCTTTAAGCAGAGCATTACAAACGGCTGTGATGGATTCTCAAAATCGAGAAACCTCACATTATCCCTACGGGGTTGTGGTTTCCTCCATTACATCGCAAAAGGATGCTCAACAGAAGGTTCCGGTTCCTTCTTTTGAAGAAAAGCCGTTAGACGAAACCTTCCATTCTGCAATACATCGATTAAGGCAGAATAAAAAACAAGCAAACATCTTTGAACTTCATCTGGAAGCGATTTTTAAAGAGAATACGGCTGGCATTTATGGGATTGCGTTAAGCGGGGAGGAACTTCCATGA
- a CDS encoding DUF1761 domain-containing protein, with amino-acid sequence MDLSSLNYLPIIVGGIVYMLYGGIYYSIVLSEKKKSTHKEFAANESKGPGNYIYSVITAFIISFFMAVLVQSIGADTLGTGLGMGFIIGLLITLVYLKNSLFGLMSRKSFFIAIGDHLVIFTVLGAIHGFLN; translated from the coding sequence TTGGATTTAAGCAGTCTCAATTACTTGCCGATCATCGTTGGCGGTATTGTTTATATGCTGTATGGCGGCATTTATTATTCCATTGTTTTATCAGAAAAAAAGAAAAGCACTCATAAGGAATTTGCAGCCAATGAAAGCAAAGGGCCGGGAAACTACATCTATTCCGTGATTACCGCATTTATCATTTCATTTTTCATGGCCGTCCTTGTCCAGTCCATTGGGGCAGACACTCTAGGGACCGGGCTCGGGATGGGTTTCATCATCGGCTTGCTTATTACGCTCGTTTATTTAAAGAATTCATTGTTCGGACTGATGTCCAGGAAATCATTTTTCATTGCGATTGGAGACCACCTTGTCATTTTCACGGTGCTTGGTGCGATTCATGGGTTTTTAAATTAG
- a CDS encoding spore coat protein gives MQNQYSQQTNPPNFNTQQVPNQMNHGGHEVFDLHEILSGLINVLDQYMMFRSFAKDPELIDILDRQYRFILDHYNILCECFTSGANPSHPTSEYRMKQNNTVTYGLKPSQPKKPNQSISEIKDQGLSGHMLGLIKSTASLLTMTSVEVTNPVVRRVMADNAANYVEMAYEIFLYQNKHQYYQVPQLSPQDMQQMTQSFIPATSQPQMPSQGQQPFQQ, from the coding sequence ATGCAAAACCAGTACAGCCAACAAACGAATCCGCCCAATTTCAATACACAGCAAGTACCGAACCAAATGAATCATGGAGGTCATGAAGTATTTGACCTTCACGAGATCCTTTCGGGGTTAATCAACGTTCTTGATCAATACATGATGTTTCGATCCTTTGCGAAAGATCCAGAGTTGATCGACATCCTGGACAGGCAATATAGGTTTATTCTTGATCATTACAACATACTTTGTGAATGCTTTACGTCGGGTGCAAATCCCTCTCACCCGACATCAGAATACAGGATGAAGCAGAACAACACAGTTACCTATGGGCTAAAGCCTTCACAGCCTAAAAAGCCGAATCAATCCATTTCAGAAATTAAGGATCAAGGCCTTTCAGGTCATATGCTTGGCCTCATAAAATCCACAGCCTCCCTGCTCACGATGACTTCAGTGGAAGTAACGAACCCCGTTGTCAGAAGGGTCATGGCTGACAATGCAGCCAACTATGTCGAGATGGCTTATGAAATTTTTCTTTACCAAAATAAACACCAGTATTACCAGGTACCACAATTATCACCTCAAGATATGCAGCAGATGACCCAAAGCTTTATTCCGGCAACCAGCCAGCCCCAAATGCCGTCACAAGGGCAGCAGCCTTTTCAACAATAA
- a CDS encoding TOMM precursor leader peptide-binding protein translates to MSHSIIIIGNGMLADTVSEQLSGLYSITRWATVKEAVPNQGNLALVLHDSWVPAEHLEADEAFSFFGIPWLRGFVSFGEANIGPLVLPDKQGCSQCADRRRFMAGSDRREQFQMKEYKMDQPGIEKDPWASASGLLQTSYLIQEEVHRLLKGEKARTYEHVFLLQLNTLRLSYHFFLPDPYCPVCGDLPEDTADTAEIILKQSPKTSIDSYRCRSLEDMEKVLGKDYLDSRTGLLNHKRYDFISPFADTIVNLPLLSGDELTGGRTHSYAQSEQSAILEGLERYCGYSPMGKRTMVYEPYSKVEKHALNPGSIGLHTKEQYDMPGFPFRPLDPDRPIHWVWGYSLSQNRPILVPETFAYYSLGGGEGFVYETSNGCALGGSMEEAILYGIFEIVERDSFLMTWYGQLPIPRLDLSTIDDLELQLMIQRIHAVTGYEVHLFNSTTENGIPSIWALAKNTKQTGMNLLCAAGAHIDPLRAVKGAVQELSGMLLNMDDKLEKDREKYRQMYDDSLLVHHMEDHSMLYGLKEAEERLFFLLDQRPKRSFQQEFHTVRKSADLLDDVVEILEVFRQLQLEVIVVDQTSPELKRNGLHCVKVVIPGMLPMTFGHHLTRLKGLDRVLNIPAKLGYARKPLTYSSLNPYPHPFP, encoded by the coding sequence ATGAGCCACTCCATCATCATCATCGGAAACGGAATGTTAGCTGACACCGTTAGCGAACAATTGAGCGGGCTCTATTCCATTACACGCTGGGCCACTGTAAAAGAAGCCGTTCCGAATCAAGGAAATCTGGCATTAGTGCTCCACGATTCCTGGGTTCCGGCTGAACACCTAGAAGCCGATGAGGCCTTTTCGTTCTTTGGCATCCCTTGGCTTCGGGGATTCGTATCATTTGGTGAAGCCAACATTGGACCGCTTGTTCTTCCAGACAAACAGGGGTGTTCTCAGTGCGCGGATAGGCGACGTTTTATGGCGGGTTCTGACCGGAGAGAACAATTCCAAATGAAAGAATACAAGATGGATCAACCTGGTATCGAGAAAGATCCTTGGGCTTCCGCTTCAGGATTATTGCAAACTTCCTATCTCATTCAAGAAGAGGTCCATAGATTGTTAAAAGGAGAAAAAGCCCGCACGTATGAACATGTATTTCTTCTGCAGTTAAATACGCTCCGGCTATCCTATCATTTCTTTTTGCCTGACCCATACTGCCCTGTGTGCGGCGATCTTCCAGAGGATACAGCGGATACCGCAGAGATCATACTGAAACAAAGCCCGAAGACATCAATCGATAGCTATCGCTGCCGCTCGCTGGAAGATATGGAGAAGGTTCTGGGCAAGGATTACTTGGATAGCAGAACGGGCCTTCTTAATCATAAACGATATGACTTCATTTCCCCTTTTGCCGATACGATTGTCAATCTTCCTCTACTATCAGGCGACGAGTTAACGGGTGGGCGAACCCATTCGTATGCTCAAAGTGAACAATCCGCCATCTTAGAAGGACTGGAGAGATACTGCGGCTATTCCCCAATGGGTAAACGGACCATGGTTTATGAACCGTATTCCAAGGTGGAAAAGCATGCCCTTAACCCTGGATCAATAGGACTTCATACAAAGGAACAATATGACATGCCAGGATTTCCTTTCAGGCCATTGGACCCCGACCGGCCCATTCATTGGGTTTGGGGCTATTCTTTATCACAGAACCGGCCCATCCTGGTACCAGAGACGTTCGCTTATTACAGCTTGGGTGGCGGGGAAGGCTTTGTTTATGAAACCTCTAACGGCTGTGCACTCGGCGGAAGCATGGAGGAAGCGATTCTTTACGGTATTTTCGAAATTGTTGAGCGGGATTCATTTTTAATGACATGGTACGGCCAACTCCCTATTCCTCGTCTGGATCTGTCTACCATAGACGACCTGGAGCTTCAGCTCATGATCCAGCGCATACACGCAGTGACCGGATATGAGGTGCATTTGTTTAATTCGACGACCGAGAACGGCATTCCCAGCATTTGGGCGCTTGCCAAAAACACGAAGCAAACGGGCATGAATCTTTTATGTGCCGCTGGAGCCCACATTGATCCTTTAAGAGCGGTAAAAGGAGCCGTTCAAGAACTCTCAGGCATGCTTCTCAACATGGACGATAAGCTGGAAAAAGATCGGGAGAAATATAGGCAGATGTATGATGATTCGTTACTCGTTCATCATATGGAAGACCATTCGATGCTATACGGGTTAAAGGAAGCGGAGGAACGCTTATTCTTCCTTCTCGATCAGCGCCCGAAAAGGAGCTTTCAACAGGAATTTCACACCGTTCGTAAATCCGCTGATTTATTGGATGATGTTGTGGAGATCCTGGAAGTTTTTCGCCAGCTTCAGCTGGAGGTCATTGTTGTGGACCAAACAAGCCCTGAACTGAAACGAAACGGGCTACATTGTGTAAAAGTAGTGATACCCGGGATGCTGCCTATGACATTTGGACATCACCTTACCCGGCTAAAGGGATTGGATCGGGTGTTGAACATACCAGCGAAACTCGGATATGCGAGAAAGCCGCTGACTTATAGCAGCCTTAACCCGTATCCTCATCCATTTCCATAG
- a CDS encoding AraC family transcriptional regulator encodes MDSLKSMNDALMYIEEKLDDELDYREAARRACCSEYHFKRMFSFLAGIPLSEYVRRRRLTLAAFELMDGNLKVIDAAVKYGYHSADGFTKAFQQLHGVTPTEARKNGHSLKAFPRMSFQLSIKGGNEMNFRIVEKDAFHIVGIKKRVPLIFSGANPAIDVMWQSVTPVLINELKSLSDVEPKGLISASTHFSERLAENSELDHYIGVATTGGCPEHLEKLDVRPSTWAVFESVGPFPDTLQNIWSRIYSEWFPSSSYEQVEGPEILWNADKDTASKAFRSEIWIPVKKK; translated from the coding sequence TTGGATTCGCTTAAAAGCATGAATGACGCATTAATGTATATAGAGGAAAAACTGGATGATGAGCTCGATTATCGGGAGGCTGCAAGAAGGGCGTGTTGCTCGGAGTATCATTTTAAACGGATGTTCTCGTTTCTGGCAGGGATCCCGTTATCGGAATATGTTCGCCGCCGCAGATTAACACTGGCTGCTTTTGAACTAATGGATGGTAACTTAAAGGTCATTGATGCAGCGGTTAAGTACGGGTACCATTCAGCCGATGGTTTTACAAAGGCCTTCCAGCAATTACACGGCGTTACCCCAACTGAGGCAAGGAAGAATGGCCATTCTCTAAAAGCATTTCCGCGTATGTCCTTTCAGTTATCCATTAAGGGAGGAAATGAGATGAATTTTCGGATCGTCGAGAAGGATGCGTTTCATATCGTCGGGATCAAAAAAAGAGTACCATTGATCTTTAGTGGGGCTAACCCTGCGATCGATGTGATGTGGCAGAGTGTAACCCCCGTTCTCATCAATGAGTTAAAAAGTTTATCTGATGTTGAGCCAAAAGGGCTGATCAGTGCGTCCACTCATTTTTCGGAGCGGCTCGCCGAGAACAGTGAGCTTGATCATTATATTGGGGTTGCCACGACAGGCGGGTGTCCAGAGCACTTGGAGAAGCTGGATGTAAGACCGTCTACATGGGCCGTTTTTGAATCAGTGGGACCGTTTCCTGACACCTTGCAGAACATTTGGAGCCGGATTTATTCAGAGTGGTTCCCGTCGTCGTCTTATGAGCAAGTGGAGGGACCGGAAATTCTCTGGAATGCAGATAAAGACACCGCATCCAAAGCCTTTAGAAGTGAAATTTGGATTCCAGTGAAGAAGAAATAA